The genomic stretch GGGAAAACGGATAAATTGGAGGCAAGAACGGATGTATGCGTGTTTATAGGTTATCCAAAAGGGATGAAAGGTGGTTTATTCTATTGTCCTAAAGAGAAAAAGGTAATTGTTAGCACAAATGCCAAGTTTCTAGAAGAGGGctatttgatgaaccatgttcctagaagtaaactcgTTTTACAGGAACTTAGCAAAGGAATGGAAACTCAGTCATCTGAAAATCAAAACGACCATATCCAAACCCCGGAAGTCAATTTTGACATACCATTGCACTTTAGTAGTGGGAGAAATGTCAATATACTTAATGTCCCACAAGAACAAGTGCCCGCAGTCATACTACCACAAAGTAGTGGGAGTCATGTTGAGCAGACTGCACAACAGGAAGAAGTCGTTGATATCCCTGTGGATAGCATGAAGACTCAAGTTCCTGATGATGTTGTGGTTCAACCATAAAATCAAAGTGAAGTAGTTGCAACTGATGTAGTGCGTAGTCGTAGTGGGAGAGAAATAAGATAGCCAGTTCGTTATACGCTCTTAGGAGAATCATATGATAGGATCCCTGAGGAGCCTACCTCCGAATCTGTCAATTACGACCAAGCACTACATGATAAGGATGCCGATAAGTGGGTTGCTGCTATGAAATCAGAGATGGAGTCTATGTACTCTAATCAGGTCTGAGATCTTATAGAACCAACTGATGGGGTTAAACCTATTGGATGCAAATAGATCTATAAGAAAAATAGAGGTGTAGATGGAAAAGTACAAACTTTTAAAGCAAGGCTTGTAGCGAAAGAGTTTACTCAGAAAGAAGGGATCGACTATGAGGAAACCTTCTCACCGGTAGCCATGCTTAAGTCTATAAGGATTCTCTTATCCATTGCTGCTCATTATGATTATGATATttggcaaatggatgtcaagacagcTTTCCTTAATGAAAGTCTTGATGGGTGCATCTATATGATGCAACCAGACGGTTTTATGGAAAGTGGCAAAGAGCACATGTTGTGTAAGCTTAAAAGGTCCATTTATAGACTAAAACAGGCATCTAGGACATGGAACACTTGTTTTGATAAGGCGATTAAAACTTTTGGTTTTGATCAGTGTCTTAACGAATCTTGTGTATACAAAAGTTGGATGGGGACAAAGTGGCATTTTTGATCTTATATGTAGATGACATACTGCTCATAGGAAATAATGTGGGCATGTTGAATTCAGTTAAGCAGTGGTTGTCCACacattttgatatgaaagatttgGGAGAAGCGGCTCATATCCTTGGGATCAAACTCTTGCGAGATCGCAAGAAAAGGATATTAGGCTTGTCCCAAGGTCTTTATATTGATACAATACTCTCCAGGTTTAGCATGCATGATTCCAAGAAAGGATTCCTTCCTTTCAGACATGGAATTTCTCTATCTAAAGATCAGTCTCCTAAGACTGATGAAGAGATAGAAAAGATGAAGGCGGTCCCTTATGCATCAGCTGTGGGGAGCCTCATGTATGCTATGTTATGCACTAGGCCTGATATCTGCTTTGCCGTTGGCGTTGTTAGCAGATTTCAGTCTAATCCTGGGAAAGAGCATTGGACGGTGGTTAAACATATAATCAAGTACCTGAAAAGGACTAGGGATTACATGTTGATCTACCATTCGGATGACCGGTACCTATTGGGTATACTAATTCGGATTTCAAATCAGACAGAGATTCTAGAAAGTCTACCTCAGGTAATGTGTTTACTCTTGGAGGTGGAGCCATAAGTTGGAGGAGTATCAAGCAAACTTGTGTTACTGATTCCACCATGGAAGCCGAATATGTGGAAGCCTCTGAGGCAGCCAAAAAGGCAGTTTGGCTCGGTAACTTCCTGAGAGAGTTGGGTGTGGTTCCTTCGATTCAAGCGCCAATTACGCTTTTCTGTGATAATAGTGGTGCGGTTGCAAATTCAAAGGAGCCACGAAGCCATAAGAGGGCAAAGCACATTGAGCGTaaatatcatttaattcgtgatataGTGCAGAGAGGGGATGTAGTGGTCACCAAGATTGCGTCAGAGAACAACTTGGCAGATCCGTTTACTAAGAGCTTACCACAGAAGACTTTTGATAAGCATGTAGAAGgaatgggtgtcaaaattgtagacgcatggttattagtctaagtgggagattgttagaatatactataagccatgcgtattgttatagtattctttatgaacaattatttatttacttgtttaaattcaataaagtttcattttaaatagatcatgtgttggtttgtgcgtccattgcttacatagtagatgatttagtgtatagagtttagcttatacacggaagattaaatcatcggttcttgtaagacataaaagttaatgttcacaatctaatgatggaattggacaaatcatcggaatgattgtagcacaagattaaatataatttatcttgattatgggaatggtttaattccaacttcttgtgctagtacattttgtatgtattgaacggatcaagtagagatgagtattttatactgactttataaagtactttctctagtccatttaatgtatttatactcttaatcctgatataattattattaactgtgtatgtcacttgttgttttgatttattaaaaagcgagattctttcgcgagtcaataagcctggtaaattggataacaatgatatacattggcgaagtaataattagttgatggaatccatgtctcgattttgagattgatgatactcctttatgaaagcttataagttttcatgtgtaaacccggccggtggattttgtatccgacacatgaaataagttaagtgtaagtctaaaggaagtaatcaataaattaaatagtcagtaatttaatttgattgattagtatctgaatcttaacatggggagttaaataaggttttatggaagaatttcgaaattgaactaaggagtgcaattacgaatttttagtggaataattcgtaatttattatgatggaaattagtttcagaatttcgaaattaatatcataataggaagccttgttaattaaattctgtggtccctactgtgcctaaataatagaaaatagtggaaactgttacttagtgggaaagaaaacgtggaaaccgtcccttagtgggagaaggaaacctaacaggttttgaaaacggttttgacctaaaacgcagctatatatatggatataagggctggacATTTTGGACACGATTATGACTGCGGTTTCTACTAGttttgcccacccaaaattctctattttcggttattgtttgggtaacacagtagaagactgtggaaatctgctggtgtgttttcaactgaggaactggagaacgacatagatttgttgtgtttacgcttcaagaggtaatcctaaaatctccatacgtgctagttgtttagattacacgtgaataagattctgttattgcttccgctgtgGTATATATATTCCTACAGTATAATCTCTCAACATCTCTCTAACAAAATCGACAAAAGGAGGTAATGCACTTGCAACGAATATAAGAGCGACAAATTTTTTCCTCTTGCTCAATGAGTTGAACGTTTATCACAAATAGAAATCATAAAAATTACATATTCTTTTTGAGAGTGTAAATTAAAGAATGATATACTAaattgatttttaaaaaaaaaaggatggTACACCTTTGTTTGGATCATGGGATGATTATAAGCTTTTCACAACACCTTCCTCACTTCAATACTAATTCGAATTTGTTTCAATTGCAATATatatgaattttcttttaacaaaaGTTACAAGACTTCATCGTTTTCTTGTCAGACTTTTTATAAGTTCTTTATAGTCTGCAGGACTATTCCCCATTTGGCCATGTCTCACATTAGCAACTGTCATTGTTGCTTTGGAGGGTTATTATTTGAATGTTCAGCTGTAACCCTGCATAAAAATAATAGTTATATCATTAGTAAGTTGCAGTAGCATCATACATGCAAGACTACAATATAGATATGCTTTATATCCATCTCGAAATATCAAGCCGAAAACCAAGAGATATTGAGTGCAGAACATTCAACTCCAAAACTAATAAGATAGAGAAAAATTAGCAGGAAGGAGTTCTCAATCAGCATATCCAATTTAGGAAAAACCTTATCAGAATATTAAAGGTGTACCTTTTGTACTTGAATAAACTTATCAAGTACTGTACAAATTGGATAAAAAATTAAAGCAAGCAAAGGAATCATGAAGCTAAAAGATATCATACTCGAGTTTTTTCCCCTTTAAATCCTCTAAACTTTTAGGTTCAACTCATTTTTAACATGGAACTAATATAAGCCTTATATATAAATGGAGCTACTAATAATTTCTCACTCGCTATGAACAGAGCACAAGTTCGACAGAGGTCTAAAAGTATGCAAGTAAACTAACATAAAACCTATGAGATGTATGATTAGAGAGAAAGCTTCCATGCCATTAAATAGATGACTAAATGTAGACATATTAACAATGTCACTACTACTGCCAAAATAAACTCGAAACACCATGAACAAAGTGAGGAAACAAACATAGATTAGAACAAAATCATGTCCAGAGGAAATCCAAAagagataaataaataaataaataaaaatggttgGTTATTTGATGATGGTGACATAGCTTGAGAAATagactgaaaaatatattttgcTACGTGTCTACAGAGGCTTCTATACTACTTCTGCAGATCATAAGAAACCAATTCCTTCTCCCACTCTAAGTATCTGATCTATTATCTTTGAAACCCGCTTTGGATTTTTTCTGACCCACCCCTCTCCCCTCCCCTCCACTTCAtctctttctttcaattttttctttattcattcAACTTCTCTATAATTAGTCACTACTTGAATTTTTGCCTTAAGAAAGAAAGGGAAAGAGGACTATAATTCTTAACTGGTGGTGCTTTCaatcttttcaacaattaaatatAGTAATCTGATTATctaagtttttcttttttcagtCCGTCTCTTGCAAATAACACTGTCAAGAAAATATTGGAAAGCCAAATAGGAAGgaagaagaagatataaaagTTTCACCTGAATctatatggttggactcatacTGTGCCAAAAGCTAATTCCACTTTCAAGATAAACACTGTGAAATCGGATAGAACGGGAAAAGGCAATGGTCAAAGTTTTTCACTGGAGTCCACATGCTTGGACTCTTTACTCTGCCAAAACCTgatataaaaagtaaaaaaaatattaatacaGAGATACATGAAATAAACACCAATCAAGTATGAAAAAGTTGTACCAATCTGAATAGCATAATAATGATAGTGTCAAATTCTAATACGCATAAACCACATTCCTATAAATTAACACAACTTGAACTATAAATACAAAGAATAAATAATCAAAGAGAAAAAGCAAATATTAGAGTGATACCAGACCAAAAAAAGTTAGGAAAATGCAGAATTATACCAAAGATGGAAGATAGAATATTGTTctttttcaaaacataaactcgtAATTAGAATACCTAAAAAGCAAGAAACTTTGTAACGATATCTTAGGAAAGATCCATTCACAAATATGTAATGATTGACAGGTATAAATATTTTAATGCTAACAAAGATATGCAAGACGCAGCAAAAAATATATACCAACCAATAGAGAAAACAAAAAGCTATTACCAAGTGCCCTTTACCAGACTCTCATGCCCCTTTGATCATGTTGGGAAGTGATGAAAAACTGAAACTTCTAAAATCCCTATATATTACAACCAAAACCTCAAAAGTCAAGTAATAGACTTGAACTACAAAAGAACACATTAAAAACTAATCAAAATAATGGGAAATAAAAACGAATAAATATGGAAGTAATTATGTTATGAATGAGTTTAAGGGGAGGAAAGAACGTACGTATATTACTTATTTAGATTGGACACAACTATTTAGAGAAGTCATATCAaattagtttttcttcttttaaataataaattaatacaTCCTAAAAATAGAACAAAGACAAAtatttgagaataaaataaatagaGATCCTGGCTTAGAAGAGGTGTCACGTCACCTCTctctctatctatatatatatatgagagagaTGGGAAACActtcaaaagttggaaaataaGCACATAATGTATTTTCGTTTGAAAAGCACATAAATTTGTATATACAACCAACATATAAACCGTAAGAAAAAGTTATCAAATTTGGTGAGTAAAGTTTCAAGCTTTTCAATCACAATTGTCAAAATTCAGCCACGAAAAAAGTTAAAACACTTATTCCGGGTATCCTAATTGACTAATACATATGATTAGCTACATGATACTAATATAATCCAAACCAAAAAAATTATATCAACTTTTATGGAATTAACCAAATGAAGGACAAACTCAATGAAAAGAGCAGGGCACCAGTCTACCTTATTGCTTTCGTTGTAAAACTTTGACACAAATCAATACCATTTCTCGTTTACcactaaagaaaataaaagaacatGGGCAAAAGAATCAGCAAATTAATGTGTTTGTCTATTTTCCATCTAAAAAAACGTATTGATTGGATATAATTAAGTTCTAACGATTATGTAAAGAAACATATTATAAATTTACTAAGATGGTACAAACGTCGAGTGTGAATATATTTTAACAATAAAATATTTATCATTAAGATAGCTAATATTGGTCTAGAAACTTACCAAATTCGTAAGTTTATGTTAGTGTCTCAGTAAAAAGATTCGGATAGTAGGCACAATAATTAAGTAGAAGTAGATCTTAATAAAAAAAGTAACTTAGAAGAGAAAGGGAGAAGAAAGACATTACCAACAAATGATAATAATGGTTAATCTTTTCCTGGAATAGGACGAGTCTCTTTCACTTTGTGGTCGAATCAGCAAGAAAGTGAAGTCAAACTACCAAAATTTTGAACCTTTGGAGAGGACATATACCAGAAACACAATCCAATATCAAGAGAGCAGAAAGTAAAAGAATATCAGATTTGAAAGAGACATTTCGGTCCagaaattttagaagaaattaaCTTTTTGTATTTGATagattttaaaaaaacaaaaaagctaccaggattcttcttcttcttcttcttcttcttcttcttcttcttcttcttcttcttcttcttcttcttcttcttaatttACCAACTTAAATGGGAACTTTTGAATTCCGATTCAGATGATGGTTGCTGCAATTCTGACAGTGAGATAGATAGATTTCTAGAGATTGGAGTCAAAAGAAAAGGGTTGTTCGAACTTAGAAGAAAGAAATATATGAAACAAAACAGAAACAACTTTTTTTCCTTCATAGTAGAGAGAGAAGAGGGATCATCGTTTTGAATTATCGTAAGGAAGAAGAAAGACCTTGTTAAAAATTGTAGGGTTACGGCTGGCGGTGAAAAAAAGAGGAAACGTTTGGGTTTTTCTAATAAATTAACTGTGGTTTTTGTCTTAGGTAAATGAGAATAAATTAGAGAAAACTccaaaaaattgtgaaaaaagaCAAAGACAATCCCTATTCATCAAGGCCTGCCACGTCACCAGGTCAATGGGCCTCAATAGTCTCCCAAAGTTATGGCGTAAGACAAGACttaactacctcctaacctacaatcctaatactcgacctccacatatTCCTATTAAGtgccatgtcctcgaaaatctgaagcatcaccatatcctgcctaatcacctcccccaatacttcttaggtcgccctctacctcttctcgagcCCTCCACCACCAGCCGTTTgcacctccttaccggagcatatgggcttctcctctgaacgTGCTCGAACCACCTGagccttgcttcccgcatcttgtcatcaatgggagccacgcacacattctcccgaatatcatcattcctaatcttatccatcctactatgcccgcacatccacttcaacatcctcatttctgctaccttcatcttctggatatgtgatttCTTAACCGGCAAACACTCAGCCCTatacatcatggccggtctaaccaccgctttatagaacttacctttgagtatcagtggcactctcttgtcacacaatactccagatgctaacctccacttcatccatcctaccccgaTTGGGTGTGTAatatcctcgtcgatctcccctcccctatggataaccgacccaaggtacttgaagctgtcTCTACTCgggatgacctgtgattcaagcctcacatccacgcccactTCCCTCTGCTCAgcactgaacttacactccaggtatttCGTCTTTGTCCTGCTAAGCTTGAAACCATTATATTCAAGAgcttgtctccaaacctccagcctctcgttaacaccggttcgcgactcatcaatcagaactatgtcatcggcgaatagcatgcaccatggcacatccccttgaatgtgatgtgttaacgcgtccatcaccagggcgaataggaacggactgagcgcagaaccttggtgtaaccccataacaaccAGAAAAtcctcagagtcgcctcctactgtcctaacccgtgTCTTTTtcccatcatacatatccttaatcGCCATAATGTAGGGAACCGACACACCTTTTGCCTTCAAGCTTCTCCAtagaacttctctaggaaccttgtcatacgattttctaggtcaataaacactaAAGAAGTAGCCTAAAAGAGATAAAAATTAATTTGTAAACTCATGGTCTTGAGATAATTCATGCCGTGAAACTTTTAAAGGCATCCTTAATATTGGCCATTGAAATATAATTCTTATTCTAGTATTTTATCTCTAGGAATAATATCAAATTTTATGTAATAGCAAAAGTGAGATTTAACAAATTTATTGATCTCAAGAGCATATAATGAATGATAGTGGACGTAGTACGCTTTGATTAGTTTCATCTTTTGTATATCTTCTGTCGTAAcacaattaatttttttttatttatggtTTTATCATCATTAATCCCTATCAACAAACAAAAAGTTCTCTATTGCAGACAAAAATCCAACACAACTTTTAGTTTTctctttctttatatatatatatagagagagtaGTAGTTTGTATTTTATGATATTATGttaagcaaaaataaaataaagagaagaaagaatCCTCCTcacataaacaaaaaaaaaaaaaatacttgtaAAACCTCAAAAATTGAGAATACTTCGCACACAAAATAAATGAAAGGACCATAATAATACCTAAAATGTGGAGGGAAATTGGGATAAGATGGAAACATATTCATCTAATAGAAATTTTCGTCTATAAAGTTAAACATCTAGTGGCGTGAATATGTGTGTGAATAAATGTATACTACTTATTTAAGATATAAATATAAAGTACACAAGATCTGACAAAGCAAAATATGAATTGCCTTCTCAAATGTAAATACCTTTTCAATGTTGATTTACCTTTTACAATAATCAAGCATTAATTTATTCTATTTTTCTCTATTAAAACAATAAAACCTTCAATTCACGATGTGATGGACATCGTATTTGCGTTCTCAAGAACTTCATTGATACGACGTTCTCCTAAAATCAAATCCAATTCAAATTAATGATGAGTGTATATAAGCAGGAGATCTAAACTTGTATATGACTGTCatttacaatatatatatatatatatatatatatatatatatatatatatatatatatatatatatatatatatatatagatagatagatagattttGTGATAAGAAAAatgtaaaagataaataataaaagCAAAACATCACATAAAACACCTAAAACCTTCTTCCACCACTCTAATATGGATTCATCATCTCCGATCCCCCACAAGCGTTATCTATTTAGTCAAAGCATCTTTCAATAaatcaatttttctttcttttaatttctttttaaaattctAAGTTACGGAGTATAAATTGCAAACTAATAAAAATACTAATGAAGTCAAATTTTAAATTATGATTATTTATTCTTTTCTTATTGTAATTTAGATAATGAAGACATATAGGTAACATAGAATTTTTTGAACCTTATTGAAGCGTAATAACTTAAACGACAGGAAAGCAAATACATTCGAAAAAAAATATATGCCATTAATAGTAAAAACAATCAAATTGCTTCAATTGGTGAGGTAAAATACATGCTATACTGAATTACTGATTATCGAGACACTATGATatattgtaaataaataaaaaagaggaaaatatacCATGTAATGCCACCGAGAGGATAACTTATTTTGCGTTCACAGAATTGAATCTCAGCAAGAGCCTACCTCGCAAAGCTCTACATAATGgcttataataaaattaaactCTCAATACATCACCTACAACCAAAAGTCGTCAAACATTTGAACCCTATATATATCCTCAGAGCTCGCCTTCACTATAAATTTTCTTCAAGATGATGTTCTTGATTAGTTACCATCTGAAACCtccaaaaatatgttcaaaaattaTAACATGAAAAAATAATACGGGAGAAAGAGAGAATAGATTGCTGCTAACAAAGTAGATTGTTTTAATTTATAGTTGGCTGCTAACAAAGCTATAGCAACGTGGGGGAGGGAAAAAGTTTGAAAGAATACATAAATACATATTAAGATATCTAATAATGAAGACAGTTATAGTGGAGGGTAAAAGGTTGACTAATTGCATTTAAAGACTTTTTGgactatattaaaaataagatAAATGGAGAAATGAATgggaaaagtcaaaaaaaaaagggagaaaaaagaTAATTGAGTTTCTTGGCCAaagagaggtgccaagtcagcaCTTTTtttgccatatatatatatagatatatagatttaTAATCATCGGCTACTTATTTCtatttaataataattaataTGCTGCTCAAAATAAAGAAGGCGACATTAGTATATTGTATTATACATAACTAATAAAGAAAGCTAACTAAACTAAGCCCCTAGACTTTGGAATGAATGAATATAAGAATTATATTCCGAATAAATCGGGACCTTCTTAACTTGACAATATTTATTCAATTCCACCTGAATTTTACGTTTAACTTAATTGCTCCATTGAAATTAGCCTCCACTAAATTCAATATTGGCTTTCAATCATAAGCCTAGCATCCAGGGGCGGATCTAGCGTGTAGTATACGGGTTCCcgggaacccagtaacttttgcgTAGACTCT from Nicotiana sylvestris chromosome 12, ASM39365v2, whole genome shotgun sequence encodes the following:
- the LOC138882637 gene encoding uncharacterized protein encodes the protein MAIKDMYDGKKTRVRTVGGDSEDFLVVMGLHQVLIDESRTGVNERLEVWRQALEYNGFKLSRTKTKYLECKFSAEQREVGVDVRLESQVIPSRDSFKYLGSVIHRGGEIDEDITHPIGVGWMKWRLASGVLCDKRVPLILKGKFYKAVVRPAMMYRAECLPVKKSHIQKMKVAEMRMLKWMCGHSRMDKIRNDDIRENVCVAPIDDKMREARLRWFEHVQRRSPYAPVLAE